The genomic stretch GACCTGCCCGTATGACTTCTTGATATTGCTGAGCTCGATGATGCGCTTGCTCATGATCCCTCGCTGCTGCGGAAGAAAGAGCCCGGCACATGGCCGGGCTCCAGTTGGGAGAGATCGAGCTCAGCGCAGGCCTTCGATCGCCAGCGCCGCCACTGCTTCGTAATTGTCGGGTGTCACGAACCCGGCGCCGGTATCCACATTGACCGCGCCCAGCCCGTAAACCACCTGCTGGCACAGCGACTGGATCGGCATGTAACCCTGCAGGAAGGGCTGCTGATCGGAGGTCAACTGTACCCAGCCGTTCTTGAACGCATCGATGATCTGCGGGCTGGTATCGAAGCCGATATTGATGATGTCGCCCGCCTGCTTGCCGGCCGCCTGCATGTAGGTCGCGGCATTCCCCAGCGGCTGCCCGCCCGGATAAGCGATGAGCTTGACGTCGGGGTTGGCGGCGATGGCGGCGGTGATGACGGGAATGCCGACATTGGGATCGGTGCCGAGCCCTTCAGGGCTCTGCAGCTTCACCACCTTCAGCCCGGCATCCTCGAAGGCCTTGAGCGTGCCCAGCTCGCGCTCGGCGCGCTCCACCTGCGACCAGTCGCTCATCACGATGGCGACGTCGCCCGACTTGAGACCGAAGCGCCGGATCGCTTCTTCGCCCAGCGCCCTGCCCTGCGGCCCCTGTTGCGCACCGACATAGCCGCCGCCGAATTTGGCGGTGACTTCGTCCACCGGCACGTTCTGGTACATCATCTTGATGCCGGCTTTGTAGGCCTCTTCGGCCAGCGGCATGATCGCGGCATTGCCCGGGTGCCCCATCATCGCGATGCCGCCCGGCTTGGCGCCGATGGATTCACGCAGCTGCTGGGTCATCTTTTCTGCGCTCCAGCCCGAAAAGATGTAGTCCACCTTGGCGCCGAGGTCCTTCTCGGCCTGCTTGGCCCCGTTATAGACGATCGAGGCGAAGGCATCGCCTTCCGCGCCGCCGGCAAAGAAGCGGATCGAAACGCCGGAACACCACTTGTCCCGCAACGCCTCGGCCTGAGCCGATGTGACTGCCGAGATTGCAACGGTCGCGAGAACGGCCGCTGCGATCGACTTAACGAACCTACCAGACATCTCCTACTCCTCCCCTGTCGTGCATCGCGCACGCTTGATGTGCCGCCATTTCGAGCCGGCACCACTCGTCAGTCGGACTGCGTCAGCGACGGGTCCCCTCCCTCGTAGTTCGCAGTCAGATTCACGAACGCCCCGCCGCGGCTGTGCTTGAGATATTCGAGCGCCCGCACCTGTCCGGTCATTTCGAGCGCGTTGCGGTAGACGGGGTCGTGCCAGCCTTCGATATCGATCGAGCCCGACCAGCCGGCGAGCCGCAGCTCGGAAATGATGTCGGTCCAGTTGCTGTCGCCGAACCCCGGCGTGCGCATGAACACGAACTTCTCCTTGCCGAAGATGCCGTGCTCGCGGATCACCTCCCAGCGGACGGTGGCGTCCTTGCCGTGCACGTGGAAGAACTTGTGCGCCCACTTGCGGATCTGCGGCAGCGGATCGATCAGGTAGACCAGCTGGTGGCACGGCTCCCACTCGAGCCCCAGATTGTCGTCGGGCGTCTCGTTGAACATCAGCTCCCAGGCATCGGGGTTGTGCGCGATGTTCCAGTCGCCGCTCTGCCAGTTGCCATCCATGGCGCAGTTCTCGAAAGCGATGCGGACGCCCTGGTCGGCGGCGCGTTTCGCCAGTTCCGACCACACCTTTCTGTATTGCGGCAGGCTGTCGGTGAGCGGCTTGCCGCGCACCCGGCCGGTGAAGCCGGCGACGCACGTCGCGCCGAAATGGCGGGCGTTGTCGATGCAGTCCTTCCATCCCTGCAGCGTCTGGCGGTCCATCTCCTGGTCTTCCAGCGGATTGCCGAACATGCCGATGGTCGAGATGGTGATGTCGCGCTCGCCGATGGCGTCGCGGCAGCGCCTGCCCAGTTCGCCCAGGTCCTGCCCGTTGGTGGTCTGCCAGAAGAACGGCTCGAAGCTCTCGAAGCCGAGATCGCGCAACTCTGCGATGCGCAGAGCGGCGGTGCCGGCGGTGGCGCTGACCATGGTGCCGATGCGGATAGACTTGGTGGGGTCGTTCACGAACGGGGCCTCAGGTTGCAATGGCGACGCGCTGGCGCGTGCGGGCGCTCTCGATGGCGCCGAACACCATGGCGAGGCTGTGGAGGTTGTCCGAGCTCACCGTCTCGGGCGCCCGGCCGGAGGCCACGGCGTCGATGAACTCGAGCAGCACGCTGGCGTGGCCATGGGTCTGGGCCGGATCGGCCGGCGGCAGCACCGCCAGCGGTTCGAGCGGCCGGAAGAAGCCCTCGCTGCCGGCGACCACATTGGCCTCGAAGCGCTGCTCGCCATCCCACAGCAGGGTGCCGCGCGAGCCGACGATGCGCCAGGCGGAGTCCCAGCTGGTATTGGCGCCCTCCGCGCTCCACGAGCCGCGATAGGTGAACAGCA from Devosia sp. A16 encodes the following:
- a CDS encoding substrate-binding domain-containing protein, which translates into the protein MSGRFVKSIAAAVLATVAISAVTSAQAEALRDKWCSGVSIRFFAGGAEGDAFASIVYNGAKQAEKDLGAKVDYIFSGWSAEKMTQQLRESIGAKPGGIAMMGHPGNAAIMPLAEEAYKAGIKMMYQNVPVDEVTAKFGGGYVGAQQGPQGRALGEEAIRRFGLKSGDVAIVMSDWSQVERAERELGTLKAFEDAGLKVVKLQSPEGLGTDPNVGIPVITAAIAANPDVKLIAYPGGQPLGNAATYMQAAGKQAGDIINIGFDTSPQIIDAFKNGWVQLTSDQQPFLQGYMPIQSLCQQVVYGLGAVNVDTGAGFVTPDNYEAVAALAIEGLR
- a CDS encoding sugar phosphate isomerase/epimerase family protein — its product is MNDPTKSIRIGTMVSATAGTAALRIAELRDLGFESFEPFFWQTTNGQDLGELGRRCRDAIGERDITISTIGMFGNPLEDQEMDRQTLQGWKDCIDNARHFGATCVAGFTGRVRGKPLTDSLPQYRKVWSELAKRAADQGVRIAFENCAMDGNWQSGDWNIAHNPDAWELMFNETPDDNLGLEWEPCHQLVYLIDPLPQIRKWAHKFFHVHGKDATVRWEVIREHGIFGKEKFVFMRTPGFGDSNWTDIISELRLAGWSGSIDIEGWHDPVYRNALEMTGQVRALEYLKHSRGGAFVNLTANYEGGDPSLTQSD